GTGCAGGTTGCGAACGCCTGGACACATCTTTTGGTCCCCATCCCCTCACTGTATTCATCTGGAAAATGACCTGTACCTGACAAAGCGTATACGTCAAAAAAAAGAGAAAGGGCTTTGCTGTGATGTCTTTCCAGAGAATGGCAATAGCAACACACTGGATAAGAAACGTAATCACTGAGGCACATATGGACAGCCGCCGGTCTTCTTCCCTGACCGTACCGGCAACGACCCACGCCGGCAGCGGTGTTAACAACAGTGTGTAAGTTATAAGAAGATAACTGCCATTCATTGACTCACCTCCGGTAAACGTATTTCTTCAATCTTCAGAACCCGCCCGTCACGCGTGATACGCACCGGGGTGTGCTCAAACCCGAATTTCGTGGTCAGGACGCCGGCCTGATCGAAGTAGATGCGTTCGTTCAGGGCATCGCTGGTTTCCTTGATGTTTCCCTTCACCAGGATGATTTTGAAATCCGTCGCGCCGCCCAGCTGCTGCTTCATCCAGGCCACCTGCCCGCGGTTGTCGCCGTCGAGAAAGTAGAGCGTCTGGCTGTAAGGCACCCGGTCGAGCGGATTCACCTGATCGCCTTTGCGGGCAATAATGTTGCCCTGCATATCGGTGATGGTTTCGTTGACGGTAAAGGTGGGGTCATAACTGAAGGCGCGGTACTTTTCGGCAGGCGTCAGGCCGGCAACGGGCGGCGGCCTGACGGCGTTACGCTTAACGCGCTCAACCGCCTCGTTGCGCAGCTGGTTCAGCTCACCGCTCTGCTCCATCGACTGCAGGCGCTTCTGGATAAAAACCAGCATGTCCTGCTCCTGCGGCTCAAAC
This genomic interval from Kosakonia cowanii JCM 10956 = DSM 18146 contains the following:
- the traW gene encoding type-F conjugative transfer system protein TraW is translated as MNLTRCLAVMLLAGITAGAGAKDLGTWGNVFEPQEQDMLVFIQKRLQSMEQSGELNQLRNEAVERVKRNAVRPPPVAGLTPAEKYRAFSYDPTFTVNETITDMQGNIIARKGDQVNPLDRVPYSQTLYFLDGDNRGQVAWMKQQLGGATDFKIILVKGNIKETSDALNERIYFDQAGVLTTKFGFEHTPVRITRDGRVLKIEEIRLPEVSQ